From a single Mangifera indica cultivar Alphonso chromosome 19, CATAS_Mindica_2.1, whole genome shotgun sequence genomic region:
- the LOC123202641 gene encoding uncharacterized protein LOC123202641, with translation MEEVRLLVRFGGRWETSAGGRYAYNGGKLKGMKVMKHVVYKDFVEELYRTIEVDANEYDFKMEVLWRSSTMPIPPFEISNDTDLRFFLDGVVGPDDDFIPLCITLVPKASTPPAVRSPVQEISNCHTHLVSGSKSNQIGSITCSPNKPEVEINPSYVPARTLEEELPLPLPQMSKPALSQQPTLVDNESVDDTQGNAHHIDGTGTNTRDGSAMADDKDVLEETKKGNQVKDDAPVKNVNDLHQNGQNVRPAKRFSYLPYLPECDTTSLSDEDDSIFVGKTFSSKKELQKNLGLHAVKNHYRFKVNKSSTKRFEAFCINKNCKWRARAVKLPESDAFELRRLDRSHSCKSQQASNPSCETQQTSVCHRQATSWFIRDYIKERLQEKQYNYKTNEIREDIRTDFGIELSYTTCFRARAFAIKQIKESLENANEVFPSIDEKLGQKKCEPSSKAEKLCGRCGMYGHYQKSCKNPVPSQPSCEGES, from the coding sequence ATGGAAGAAGTGAGATTGTTGGTTAGGTTTGGTGGAAGGTGGGAAACTTCTGCTGGTGGGCGGTATGCATATAATGGTGGTAAGTTGAAAGGAATGAAAGTTATGAAGCATGTTGTATACAAAGATTTTGTGGAAGAATTATATCGGACTATTGAAGTGGATGCaaatgaatatgattttaaaatggaaGTTTTATGGCGGTCAAGTACCATGCCTATTCCGCCATTTGAGATATCTAATGATACTGATCTTCGCTTTTTCCTGGATGGGGTTGTTGGGCCCGATGATGACTTTATTCCACTGTGCATAACGCTTGTTCCTAAGGCTTCTACACCTCCTGCAGTGAGATCTCCTGTTCAAGAAATATCAAATTGTCACACTCATCTTGTTTCAGGCAGTAAAAGTAATCAAATAGGTTCAATCACTTGTAGCCCAAACAAGCCAGAAGTAGAGATAAACCCATCATATGTTCCTGCAAGGACACTTGAGGAGGAATTGCCCTTACCGCTGCCACAAATGTCAAAACCAGCACTGTCTCAGCAACCAACCTTAGTCGACAATGAATCAGTGGATGACACGCAAGGTAATGCACATCACATTGATGGAACGGGAACTAATACCAGGGATGGTAGTGCTATGGCAGATGACAAAGACGTTTTGGAAGAGACTAAGAAGGGCAACCAGGTGAAGGATGATGCTCCTGTGAAAAATGTAAATGATTTGCATCAGAATGGTCAGAATGTGAGGCCTGCAAAACGATTTTCTTATTTGCCTTATTTGCCAGAATGTGACACTACCTCATTATCTGATGAAGATGATTCAATATTTGTTGGGAAGACATTCTCATCCAAAAAAGAGCTGCAAAAGAATCTAGGTCTGCATGCTGTAAAGAACCACTATCGATTTAAAGTCAACAAATCATCCACAAAGCGTTTTGAGgcattttgtataaataaaaattgcaaGTGGCGTGCCCGTGCAGTAAAGCTTCCTGAGAGTGATGCTTTTGAATTAAGGAGGTTGGATCGAAGCCATTCATGTAAAAGTCAGCAAGCATCTAACCCTTCATGTGAAACTCAGCAAACATCTGTATGTCATCGTCAAGCAACCAGTTGGTTTATACGTGATTATATCAAGGAACGGCTTCAAGagaaacaatataattataaaacaaacgAAATCAGAGAGGATATCCGAACTGATTTTGGGATCGAACTTTCTTACACTACATGTTTCAGGGCTAGGGCATTTGCCatcaaacaaatcaaagaaTCACTGGAAAATGCAAACGAAGTGTTCCCTTCTATAGATGAGAAACTTGGACAGAAAAAGTGTGAGCCAAGCAGCAAAGCAGAAAAATTGTGTGGTCGATGTGGCATGTATGGACACTATCAAAAATCATGTAAGAATCCTGTTCCTTCCCAACCCTCATGTGAAGGTGAAAGTTAA